A DNA window from Ostrea edulis chromosome 5, xbOstEdul1.1, whole genome shotgun sequence contains the following coding sequences:
- the LOC125649483 gene encoding uncharacterized protein LOC125649483 — translation MGKLYDLLIQPFVNYTEGKAGPQRETLWSIQRAQRAGGGSAGDPQQKEECYTCKAVVIAILTMYGTAILAIPKTEKYQQSMKKYLRDKNTVLAIFAVHSFFGCGCFVAALYQTYKLKEMLDRRKLQ, via the exons ATGGGGAAGCTATACGATTTATTGATACAACCTTTTGTAAATTACACTGAAGGAAAAGCAGGGCCGCAGAGAGAGACATTGTGGAGCATACAGCGGGCACAAAGGGCTGGTGGGGGATCAGCCGGGGACCCCCAGCAGAAGGAGGAATGTTACACGTGCAAGGCAGTCGTTATAGCAATATTGACCATGTACGGCACAGCTATTCTCGCTATTCCCAAAACTGAGAAATATCAACAGAGTATGAAAAAATACCTCCGAGATAAAAACACAGTGTTAGCCATCTTTGCTGTTCATTCCTTCTTTGGGTGTG GGTGTTTTGTTGCTGCACTTTATCAGACTTACAAACTGAAAGAAATGCTGGATCGACGGAAACTTCAGTAA
- the LOC125649478 gene encoding uncharacterized protein LOC125649478, which produces MMGIFYELFIKRAVCATQQKTQEETNVSKAQQSDNNVAATKLTNNGGDGDSQTNVNDKGRNSFLFTVFFSTAIGCFVTPFTKAYRLRIVQYRTQCSVSLHLVGIGFYVQALYSYYRIKHPPIQLLYSDPKEYNRMDNENIKLLFSRLKHSITSLYQGQPKEQTTAVTESEK; this is translated from the exons ATGATGGGGATATTCTACGAACTGTTCATTAAACGTGCTGTATGTGCAACGCAACAAAAGACCCAAGAAGAAACAAATGTCTCTAAAGCTCAACAGTCTGATAATAATGTAGCTGCAACAAAACTGACAAACAATGGAGGAGATGGAGACTCCCAAACAAATGTGAATGACAAGGGAAGAAACTCATTCCTGTTCACGGTTTTCTTTTCCACGGCTATTGGGTGTTTTGTGACGCCTTTCACAAAGGCATACAGATTGCGAATTGTTCAGTATCGAACTCAATGTTCTGTATCACTTCATCTTGTAGGCATTG GGTTTTATGTACAAGCCCTGTATAGTTATTATAGAATTAAGCATCCACCGATTCAGCTGTTATATAGCGATCCAAAGGAATACAACAGAATGGACAATGAGAATATCAAGCTGTTATTTAGTCGTTTGAAACATAGCATTACAAGTCTATATCAAGGACAACCCAAGGAGCAAACAACAGCTGTGACTGAATCTGAGAAATAA